The DNA sequence CATGGCCTCACGGACGCGCGGGTCCGAGACCATCCGCTGGCTCGCCTTCGACGCGCCCGACGAGCGAGCCTGGTTGCGCTGGCGCTCGAAGTACCGGCGCAGAGCTTCGACGCTCTGGGTTTCGACCAGCGTGACCGCCTGTCGGAGTTTCATTACCTCGGCGTGGACCGACATCCCCTCGAACCCCTCCGACTGGTCGTTGTTGATCAGCTGCTGGAGTTCCGCGCGCATCCGATTGAGATCCTTCTGGGACTGATCGGGCTGGGTCGACTTCGCCACGCCCAGTTCTTTGAGCTTCTCGAGGCGGTCTTTGATGACTTCGTTCAACGTATCCCGAATCTCGATGACCGCGTCGGGCAGATCGATGCGCTCCCACTCGACCTCGGTCTCGTGGGTGAACTCGTCGACGTCGGCGTCCTCTTCGGTCATCACCTCGACCTCCGCGATGCCGAGGTTTTCACAGACCTCGAGGATGGCTTCCTCGTCGCCGCCGGGCGAGGCCGACATGCCCGTCACCAGCGGTGCGTTGGCGTCAGCGTGGTACCGCTCGGCGATGTAGTTGTAGGCGTAGTCGCCGGTCGCGCGGTGGCACTCGTCGAAGGTGACGTGGCTTACGTTCGCAAGCGAGACGCGGCTCCCGACGAGATCGTTTTCGATCACCTGTGGGGTCGCCATCACGACCGTTGCCTCCGTCCACAGCTCGGCGCGGTCGTCCGGGCTCACGTCGCCGGTGAAGACGACGATCTCCTCGTTGGGGATTTGGAGAGCCTCCCGGTAGAAATCGGCGTGTTGCTGAACGAGGGGTTTCGTCGGCGCGAGCATCAGGGATTTGCCGCCGACCTCCTCGAGCCGTCGGGCCGTGACCAGCAGGCTCACCGTCGTCTTCCCGAGCCCGGTCGGGAGACAGACGAGCGTGTGGTGGTTCGCGGCCGTCCCCGCGAGTTTCAGCTGGTAGAGGCGGCGTTCTAGAAAGTCGGGCTCGAGCAACGGATGCTCGATCGACGCGACGTCCTCGTCCGTCGTTGCCATTGGCTGCGATTCGACGCGGGCGCTGTTAAGGATTGAGATAGCGGAGTGAAAGTGGTCTCGCGGCTGCAGTAGCCGCTGGTGCTGGCTGACTCGTGGTCGGTTAGGCTGCTGATATATACATCGAGACAGCCTACACTGCCGCATGGAAACCCGAACGATCCGCCAACGCCTGCCGGACCTCGGGTCGATCCTCACCGCGGTCGGCTTCGTCCTGCTGGTCAACCTCGTCGGGGCGGCACCGAGCGCGATCGGATCGCCCGATACGCCGTGGTTTCGCGCCCTCGAGAAACCGTGGTTTTACCCGCCGACGATCGCGTTTCCGGTCGTCTGGACGCTGCTGTTTACCCTGCTGGGCGTTGCGCTGTGGCTCGTCTGGCGCAGCGATGCCGACGGTCGGCGGCTCGCGCTGGGGCTGTTCGGCGCACAAATGCTGTTCAACGTTGTCTGGACGCCGACGTTTTTTGCGCTCGAGGCGCCGCTTGCTGCCCTCGGCGTTATCGTCGTCCTCTGGGGACTCGTCGTCGGGACGATCGTCGCGTTCCGACGGGTCGACCGCCGTGGGGCGGCGCTGCTGGTCCCGTATCTCGCGTGGGTGACGTTCGCAGCCATCCTCAATTTCGAGCTCTGGCGGTTGAACGCATGAGGACAACGAACGCAGCATTTCGCTTCGTTCGGCCACTGTCACTGTTCCGATAGTGTGGGAAGCCACCGCGTCAAGGCTATCGCGACGACGACGAGGCCGGCCAGCACGAGGTACGCCTCGTCGAAGTAGCCCCGGTCGGCGAGCGCACCGAACAGGACCGGACTCGCCGCGCCGGTGGTCATGTAGACGGTCCGCAAGAATCCGAGCCCCGTCCCCTGCATATCCGACGGAAACGCCGTCGTCATGTACGGCAGGGTGATCGTCCCGTAGCCGAGGATGCTCGAGAGAAAGACAGTCCCGACGGCGATGGGCCAAAAGCCCTCGAGAAACGGCAACGCGACCAGCGAGACGACGATAACGCCCAGCACCGGTGGCAGCGCCGTCCGGATGCCGAACCGGTCGTAGAGCCGACCAGTCAACGGCTGGACGACGATCCCAGTCGCGAAAAAGGCGCTGAACAGCCCGGTCGCGACCCCCTCCGAAAAGCCCTTGATCTCGATCAGGTAGGTCGGATAGAAGCCCGTAAACGCCTGCCAGGCGCAGTAGGTGAGGATCTGGATCGCGGTCACGGTCACGATCTCCCGCCGGCGCAGTTGCGAACCGACATAGCGTGCCGTCTCGAGCGAGACGCTATCGACGGCACTGGTCGTACTCGAGGTACGTGCGGGGACGACGAGCCGGAGGCCGATCGCCACGGCGACGAACGCCGGGACGACGAGGCCGAAGCCGTACTGCCAGGCGAACGCCGAGGCGATGCCGCCAGCCGCAAGCGGGAGGACGGTGTTGCCGACCTGACCCGCCGCCATCGTGATCCCGATCGCAGTCCCGTCGTTGTCGGGGTAGATATTCGACAGCGTCGTAAACCGGGCGACGCCGTACAGCGCCGTCCCGAAGCCGAAGGCCGCCGTCGCGAGATAGACGACCGGCGCGGAGCCAGCGACAGCGACGAGACCGAGTGTCACTGCCGAAATCACGGTGCTCGCGACGAGAACGTTTCCTTCACCGAATCGGTCGGCAAGCAGTCCGCCCGGGAGCTGTCCGAGCGCATAACAGAGCCAGAGTGCAGTCAGCAGGAAGCCGGCAGTCGTCAGATCGAGGCCGTAGCTCTCCCGGAGATACGGGAGCAACACCGGATACGCGAGTCGGACGCCGATCGAGAGGAACCAGCCGGCGGCGACGGCAACCAAAATCCCTCCGCGCCCGTCCGCCAGAAATCCGCGGACGGTTGCGAGTCGACGCTTCGTTCCCAGACGTGACACGGTTCTCTCGTTCGTTTGCGCGCGGCTGCCTTGAGCGACTCAGAACGGTACGACCTTGCCGATACCGGAACCGGTCGATGTCCGCTTTCGCTTCACAACTCACGTCCTGTGGCCGTCCGCACTGTGCGGTCGCGACTGGGCCTACAGCGGCACGACCTCGAGTGCCATCCACGCCAGACAAGCGGCATAAATCGGGATCGTCAGGTTGTCATCGATGATGTAGGTGCGGATCTCGAGGGTGACGCCGTCGGCGATCGTCGCGCCGAGGGCGGCGACCAGCGCGACCGCAAGCGGCAGGAACGGGATCGCGACGACCGTCGAGACGAGAAACATCGTGATGAGCACTTTCGGCGGCTTGACCCGCTGGAGGGTGTTGTCCGAGACCGTGCCGCTGATCGGATCGCCCAGCGCGAGCATCAACATCGCCGGCAGGGCGATATCCGGCTCGAAGACCACCACGACGGCAGCCATACTGATCAGATACAGCGCGTAGGCAGCGGGGTTGTCCTGCTCGTACTCCCGGGTGAGCACGTCGTAGAGCCGCCAGTTGAGTCCGACCTGGAGTCGCAGAAACTCGAGGACGAGCGCCCCGGTCGCGAGCAGAATCAGCAAGAGCTGAAACCGGAACCACGTGAGTCCGAGCTCGAGGGCGTCGGCAAGCAGATAGAGGACGACAAGCCCCGAGCCGCTGGCGTGGACGAGTCGCCGCTTCAGTTCGTCGGCCATTATGTCGTGGCTCGAGAGAGATGACCTTCAGTCCGTCGATCACCTCCAACCTTTTACACTGCGGTCTGCCGCGAGCGAGGCACGAAGCGCCTCGCTCGCGGCGTCCCTCGGTAAAAGGTTGATCAAAAGCCTCCTCCCTCCGTTTCGGCCCCGAAGGGGCCTTCACATCGGTCGTCGGCCTGCTCGTTTACCCTTCGGTTCACTCGCAGAGACAACAAAACCTGTACCGCTACCACTGCTACTGTAGCTGCTACAGTTCTTCGAACTCGAGGTCGCCAGCTCGAATCGCCGACAGCGTCTCGGCGAGTTCGTCGACCGGGAGTCGCTTCTGGTCGGTCGTATCTCGTTCACGGACCGTAACCGTTGTTTCCTCGTCTTCGATCGTCTCGTAGTCGACGGTCACACAGAACGGCGTGCCGACCTCGTCCTGGCGGCGGTAGCGCCGACCGATGTTGCCCGAGTCGTCGTAGGTGACCGACAGACCTGCCTCGCGCAGGTCCTCGACGATCCCGTCGGCCTGGGCCTCGAGGTCGTCGTCGTTTTGTAGCGGGAAGACGCCGACGAACATCGGCGCGACTTCCGGCTCGAGCTCGAGGAAAGTGCGATCCTCGCCGTCGACTTCGTCCTCGCGGTAGGCGTGGTGGAGGACGGTGTAGACCAGCCGGTCGACACCGAAGGAGGGTTCGACGACGTGTGGGGTGATGTGCTCGCCGGATTCGGTCTGTTCCTCGACCGCGAAGCCGGTTTTCTCGACGGGGATCTCGTGGGTTTCACCCTCGAGTTCGAATTCGACGGTCTCGCCTTCGAACGCCTCGCGGTCGCGAGCGGCGAGGTCCTCGAGTTTGCCGACGACGGCCTGTGCGTCGCCGCCGAATTCGGGCCCGAGATAACTCATGTCGGGGTCGACGGTGGCGCGCTCGACGGTCTGTGGCTCGTCGTACTGCCGGAAGATGGTAAAGCGGTCGCCGGAGTGTTCGGCGTGTTTCGAGAGGTCGTAGTTGCCTCGATGGGCGAAGCCGGCCATCTCGATCCAGTTGCCGTCGATCTCGCTTTCGGCGTCCCAGCAGTCGCTGGCGTAGTGGGCCCGCTCGCCAGCTAAGTGCTGGCGGTAGCGGAATCGGTCCATGTCGACGCCGACCGCCTCGTACCATGGCTTGGCGACGCCGAGGAAGTACGCGACCCACGGGTCCGTGATGATATTCTCGTCGACGGCTGCGCCGATCGTCGTCTCGAAGGCCTCGCCGTCCTCTTCGTTCTGCTCGCTGGCCGGGTAGAGGGTGACTTCGACGTCCTCGACGCTCGAGAGGTCCGGTTCGTCGACCTCGGGATCGATGAAGTACTCGAGTTCGGCCTGTGTGAACTCGCGGGTCCGGATGATCGATCGCCGCGGGCTGATCTCGTTGCGATACGCACGACCGATCTGGGTGACGCCGAAGGGGAGCTGGTTGCGCGCGTACTCCTTGAGGCGGGGGAACTCGACGAAGATGCCCTGTGCGGTCTCGGGGCGCAGGTAGCCGGGATCGGAGTCGCCGGGGCCGATGTTCGTCGCGAACATGAGGTTGAAGTCCTCAACAGCTTGGCCTGCCAGCCCGGCACCACAGGAGGGACAGACGAGTTCGTACTCGGCGATGACCTCCTCGACTTCGGGGATCTCGAGGCTCTCGGCGTCCTCGTACATCGTGTTGTCCTCGACGATGTGGTCGGCGCGGTGGCTCTCGCCACAGTCGGGACACTCGACGAGCATGTCGTCGAAGCCGTCGAGGTGGCCCGATGCCTCGAAGACGGGTTCAGGCATGATCGTCGGCGCGTCGATCTCCATGTTACCCTCCGCGACGGCAAAGCGGTCGCGCCAGGCGTCCTCGACGTTGCCTTTCAGGGCTGCACCCTGCGGGCCGAAGGTGTAGAAGCCGCCGACGCCGCCGTAGGCGCCCGACGACTGGAAGAAGTAGCCGCGTCGCTTGGCCAGTTCGACCAGTTTCTCGCTCGTGCTGTCGCTGCCGTCGTCCGTGTGTTGTTGCTCACTCATACAGTGCCTCCAGCAGATCGATATCACGGACGATGCCGACGAGGTCTTCGCCCGTGACCAGCGGGATCTGTTCGATGTCGTTGCTGATCATCCGCTGTGCGGCTTCCTGTACCGACGTACTGACTGCAACCGTCACCACGTCGTCGCTCATGAACTCCTGGACCGGCCCGGTCGGGATCTCGATGTCCCGCGTGGGGAGATAGCGGCTGCCGACGGCCTTGATCCCTTCCCACGACCAGTCGTCGTCCTGATCGCCGAAGTTGTCACCGGTCGACTCCTCCCCCTCGACGATCCGGGCGACGTCGATGATGTCGACCTCCGTGAGGATCCCGCTCATCCGACCGTCGTCGTCCAGTGCCACGGTGTAGGGGACGTTCGCGTAGGAGAGTCCCCGTTCGGCGACGGGCAGCGGTGCCCCCTCGTAGGTCGTGTTCACGTCCTCGCTGACGTAGGATTCGACGGTGGCATCGGTCTCCTGATCGCCCGTCGCGATCGCGTGGATCACGTCCGTCACCGTGACGATCCCCTCGAACTCGCCGTCGACAACGGGCACGCGCCGTGCACCTTCTTCGACCATCGTCCGAGCGACGGCCTCGAGGCTCGTCTCAGCCGTCGTCGTCGGCATGTCTTCTTCCATCAGCATGACGAGCTGGTCCTCGTCAGGCTGTTCGATCAGCGTCTCCCGCGTGACCAGTCCGCGGTACTCGAGCCCGTCGTCGGTCTCTTTGACGACCGGCACGGACGAGAACGACTGCTCTTGGAGATACT is a window from the Natrinema sp. HArc-T2 genome containing:
- a CDS encoding TspO/MBR family protein, giving the protein METRTIRQRLPDLGSILTAVGFVLLVNLVGAAPSAIGSPDTPWFRALEKPWFYPPTIAFPVVWTLLFTLLGVALWLVWRSDADGRRLALGLFGAQMLFNVVWTPTFFALEAPLAALGVIVVLWGLVVGTIVAFRRVDRRGAALLVPYLAWVTFAAILNFELWRLNA
- a CDS encoding dolichol kinase encodes the protein MADELKRRLVHASGSGLVVLYLLADALELGLTWFRFQLLLILLATGALVLEFLRLQVGLNWRLYDVLTREYEQDNPAAYALYLISMAAVVVVFEPDIALPAMLMLALGDPISGTVSDNTLQRVKPPKVLITMFLVSTVVAIPFLPLAVALVAALGATIADGVTLEIRTYIIDDNLTIPIYAACLAWMALEVVPL
- a CDS encoding CBS domain-containing protein — encoded protein: MNVADAMTPREDVVTVDLPGTRTDVLEYLQEQSFSSVPVVKETDDGLEYRGLVTRETLIEQPDEDQLVMLMEEDMPTTTAETSLEAVARTMVEEGARRVPVVDGEFEGIVTVTDVIHAIATGDQETDATVESYVSEDVNTTYEGAPLPVAERGLSYANVPYTVALDDDGRMSGILTEVDIIDVARIVEGEESTGDNFGDQDDDWSWEGIKAVGSRYLPTRDIEIPTGPVQEFMSDDVVTVAVSTSVQEAAQRMISNDIEQIPLVTGEDLVGIVRDIDLLEALYE
- the glyS gene encoding glycine--tRNA ligase, whose protein sequence is MSEQQHTDDGSDSTSEKLVELAKRRGYFFQSSGAYGGVGGFYTFGPQGAALKGNVEDAWRDRFAVAEGNMEIDAPTIMPEPVFEASGHLDGFDDMLVECPDCGESHRADHIVEDNTMYEDAESLEIPEVEEVIAEYELVCPSCGAGLAGQAVEDFNLMFATNIGPGDSDPGYLRPETAQGIFVEFPRLKEYARNQLPFGVTQIGRAYRNEISPRRSIIRTREFTQAELEYFIDPEVDEPDLSSVEDVEVTLYPASEQNEEDGEAFETTIGAAVDENIITDPWVAYFLGVAKPWYEAVGVDMDRFRYRQHLAGERAHYASDCWDAESEIDGNWIEMAGFAHRGNYDLSKHAEHSGDRFTIFRQYDEPQTVERATVDPDMSYLGPEFGGDAQAVVGKLEDLAARDREAFEGETVEFELEGETHEIPVEKTGFAVEEQTESGEHITPHVVEPSFGVDRLVYTVLHHAYREDEVDGEDRTFLELEPEVAPMFVGVFPLQNDDDLEAQADGIVEDLREAGLSVTYDDSGNIGRRYRRQDEVGTPFCVTVDYETIEDEETTVTVRERDTTDQKRLPVDELAETLSAIRAGDLEFEEL
- a CDS encoding nitrate/nitrite transporter, producing MSRLGTKRRLATVRGFLADGRGGILVAVAAGWFLSIGVRLAYPVLLPYLRESYGLDLTTAGFLLTALWLCYALGQLPGGLLADRFGEGNVLVASTVISAVTLGLVAVAGSAPVVYLATAAFGFGTALYGVARFTTLSNIYPDNDGTAIGITMAAGQVGNTVLPLAAGGIASAFAWQYGFGLVVPAFVAVAIGLRLVVPARTSSTTSAVDSVSLETARYVGSQLRRREIVTVTAIQILTYCAWQAFTGFYPTYLIEIKGFSEGVATGLFSAFFATGIVVQPLTGRLYDRFGIRTALPPVLGVIVVSLVALPFLEGFWPIAVGTVFLSSILGYGTITLPYMTTAFPSDMQGTGLGFLRTVYMTTGAASPVLFGALADRGYFDEAYLVLAGLVVVAIALTRWLPTLSEQ